Proteins encoded together in one Streptomyces sp. NBC_01408 window:
- a CDS encoding phage tail protein: MTELVQTFNFRVRIVRSASPGRTAAPPPALPLTGSAGGGAAGGGATAHRGGPERLGDGGFQECSGLGLEADLREYLQGGANDEVVRRVGRVRLQPLVLKRGMLVAAEGAGADTGLWDWLHGMVAGGAPPPRYDGDVEVLDPSGRRVLAHWRFTRGLPLKIAGPTLNAKTGEIAVEELHIAHEGLRLERTR; this comes from the coding sequence GTGACCGAGCTCGTACAGACCTTCAACTTCCGGGTGCGGATCGTCCGCAGCGCCTCTCCGGGCCGGACGGCCGCGCCCCCGCCCGCACTGCCGCTGACGGGCTCCGCCGGGGGCGGCGCGGCCGGGGGCGGCGCGACCGCCCACCGGGGCGGACCCGAACGGCTCGGCGACGGAGGCTTCCAGGAATGCTCCGGACTGGGGCTGGAGGCCGACCTCCGCGAGTACCTCCAGGGCGGGGCCAACGACGAAGTGGTGCGCCGGGTCGGCCGGGTCAGGCTCCAGCCGCTGGTGCTCAAACGCGGCATGCTCGTCGCCGCCGAGGGCGCCGGCGCCGACACCGGCCTGTGGGACTGGCTGCACGGCATGGTCGCCGGCGGCGCCCCACCGCCCCGCTACGACGGGGACGTGGAGGTCCTCGACCCCTCCGGCCGACGGGTCCTCGCCCACTGGAGGTTCACCCGCGGCCTGCCCCTGAAGATCGCCGGACCCACCCTCAACGCCAAGACCGGGGAGATCGCCGTGGAGGAGCTGCACATCGCCCACGAGGGCCTGCGCCTGGAGCGGACCCGGTGA
- a CDS encoding GPW/gp25 family protein yields the protein MTVSTGTTGGPGPLDAVGDAWLGTGVRFPLRPRGAGGGGEAGALAWVGGEALIRQSIETILDTEPGERVMRPSFGCGLRRYLMTPNTAATRTALSEEISEALTRWEPRIRVTEVAVTPGEEPTLVWIDIAYVRLVDLRPDRLVYPFYLR from the coding sequence ATGACCGTGAGCACAGGGACGACCGGGGGCCCAGGCCCGCTGGATGCGGTGGGTGATGCGTGGCTGGGGACCGGGGTCCGGTTCCCGTTGCGGCCGCGCGGAGCAGGCGGCGGCGGGGAAGCGGGCGCGCTGGCCTGGGTGGGCGGGGAGGCGCTGATCAGGCAGTCGATCGAGACGATCCTCGACACCGAGCCCGGCGAGCGCGTGATGCGGCCCTCCTTCGGCTGCGGACTGCGCCGCTACCTGATGACACCGAACACCGCCGCCACCCGCACGGCCCTCAGCGAGGAGATCAGCGAGGCCCTCACCCGCTGGGAGCCCCGGATCAGGGTCACCGAGGTCGCCGTGACACCGGGGGAGGAGCCGACCCTGGTGTGGATCGACATCGCGTACGTACGGCTGGTGGACCTGCGGCCGGACCGTCTCGTCTACCCCTTCTACCTGCGGTAG
- a CDS encoding phage baseplate assembly protein V, with amino-acid sequence MSLTAPADGCAPGYFGVYPAIVTDIVDEQRLGRVEVRFPWLGTEGDRDVRAWATLCSPYADDGQGLLVLPEVDSQVVVAFEAGNPRRPYVLGAAWNGRAALPHQPEPANDLRQLRTRADSRLRFVDTPGAEQVQITTASGHEVTLDNATQQVTVRHGGGCVVRLTPTSVEIEANVSVDVKAPLVTVNAPLSTFNGLVKCATLVTEQMVISPAYTPGAGNIW; translated from the coding sequence ATGTCCCTGACGGCCCCGGCCGACGGCTGCGCCCCCGGCTACTTCGGCGTCTACCCGGCGATCGTCACCGACATCGTCGACGAACAGCGGCTCGGCCGGGTCGAGGTGCGCTTCCCCTGGCTGGGCACCGAAGGCGACCGCGACGTACGCGCCTGGGCGACGCTGTGCTCCCCCTACGCCGACGACGGCCAGGGCCTGCTCGTGCTGCCCGAGGTGGACAGCCAGGTCGTGGTGGCCTTCGAGGCCGGCAACCCGCGCCGCCCGTACGTCCTCGGCGCGGCCTGGAACGGCCGGGCCGCCCTGCCGCACCAGCCCGAACCCGCCAACGACCTGCGGCAGTTGCGGACCAGGGCCGACAGCAGGCTGCGGTTCGTCGACACCCCGGGAGCGGAGCAGGTCCAGATCACCACGGCCTCCGGCCACGAGGTGACCCTCGACAACGCCACCCAGCAGGTGACGGTCCGCCACGGCGGCGGCTGCGTGGTCCGGCTGACACCCACCTCGGTCGAGATCGAGGCGAACGTGTCCGTGGACGTCAAAGCGCCCCTGGTGACCGTGAACGCCCCGCTGTCCACCTTCAACGGCCTGGTCAAATGCGCCACGCTCGTCACCGAGCAGATGGTGATCTCCCCGGCCTACACCCCCGGCGCCGGGAACATCTGGTGA
- a CDS encoding phage late control D family protein: MTEPAPAAPPAVSAVSPAFEVGGTLVRDLARDCVRLEVAEGVEGLRTLRAHFLAVGAGATGPQGRLLHLDGSTLDLGSTLKVALGPPSAQRYVFEGVVSALELVLGDGEPPLVLVHAEDALMRLRMTRRHRTYRDLTDAGLAREVAREHGLAADADAPGPRYDVVQQLNQSDLAFLRERARLIQAELWATGRTLHFRARGSRGAPAQTLVHGSQLLSVRFAADLAHQRSEVVVTGYDADRRAGIDERAGPEAVEAETAGGRVGARLLARALGPATSLRVRETALTAAEAEAWARAEMLRRGRRFVTAAGTTNGSPDLVVGGRLTLRSVGGPFEGEGYYVTRVRHTFDPERGFRTRFDAERPSLNEVV; encoded by the coding sequence ATGACTGAGCCCGCGCCCGCCGCCCCGCCGGCGGTGTCGGCGGTCTCCCCGGCCTTCGAGGTCGGCGGCACCCTGGTCAGGGACCTCGCCCGGGACTGCGTACGGCTGGAGGTGGCGGAGGGCGTCGAAGGACTGCGCACCCTGCGGGCCCACTTCCTCGCCGTCGGCGCCGGAGCCACCGGCCCGCAGGGCCGGCTGCTGCACCTCGACGGGAGCACCCTCGACCTGGGCAGCACCCTCAAGGTCGCCCTCGGCCCGCCGTCAGCGCAGCGGTACGTCTTCGAAGGCGTCGTCTCCGCCTTGGAACTCGTCCTCGGCGACGGCGAACCCCCGCTGGTCCTCGTCCACGCCGAGGACGCCCTGATGCGACTGCGCATGACGCGCAGGCACCGTACGTACCGGGACCTCACCGACGCCGGGCTCGCCCGGGAAGTGGCCCGCGAGCACGGCCTCGCCGCCGACGCGGACGCCCCCGGCCCCCGCTACGACGTCGTCCAGCAGCTCAACCAGAGCGACCTCGCCTTCCTGCGCGAACGGGCCCGGCTGATCCAGGCCGAACTGTGGGCCACCGGCCGCACCCTGCACTTCCGCGCCCGGGGCAGCCGGGGCGCCCCCGCGCAGACCCTCGTCCACGGCAGTCAGCTGCTGTCCGTACGCTTCGCCGCCGACCTCGCCCACCAGCGCAGCGAGGTCGTGGTGACCGGCTACGACGCCGACCGGCGGGCCGGCATCGACGAGCGGGCCGGCCCCGAGGCCGTCGAGGCCGAAACGGCGGGCGGCCGCGTCGGCGCCCGGCTGCTGGCCCGCGCCCTGGGCCCCGCCACCAGCCTGCGGGTACGGGAGACGGCCCTGACCGCGGCGGAGGCCGAGGCGTGGGCACGCGCCGAAATGCTGCGCCGCGGCCGCCGGTTCGTCACCGCGGCGGGCACCACCAACGGCAGCCCCGACCTCGTCGTCGGCGGCCGGCTCACCCTGCGCTCGGTCGGCGGACCCTTCGAGGGAGAGGGCTACTACGTGACCCGCGTCCGGCACACCTTCGACCCGGAGCGCGGCTTCCGTACCCGCTTCGACGCCGAACGCCCGTCCCTGAACGAGGTGGTGTGA
- a CDS encoding phage tail sheath subtilisin-like domain-containing protein: MTPPGLRLGAPGVHRDGPRPQPAFRPVRLDVAGFVGVAPRGPVDTPVAVDRWPDYLRRFGGFEGPGLLPHAVRAFFAQGGVRAHVLRVAPLPRAPHPAAAEACALHRIRLARPDGRGTAPGTGQPYEVHLRARDEGSWGGRLSVRWEFTGADQFTATATARELTLPEALRPPAGSLLRLQGPGLGPAGSFFRVLEEAVRQDPAGLRRPVALLDRAPGEGARPVDVTAELVTATVTVTDADPAHPRHERFTGLGLCRAHPRYAAAVLAADSLLTTPDGSWPEGLLPPDAFLTPARSAVVPGREGRDRYAAIDADSFHGPAPVELLPVGGAEDPDGPGPAAAAGMDRMALVPEVALLCVPDLLWHHTEAPAPAPEPPPRSGGPVFAPCPPPAAPPPPAAPREGGTLLDGHGGLSEIIRRQQRLVALAERQRRFVALLDVPPGLPVRSVARWRAAFDSSYAAAYHPWLGVVAPDDPRGRAVAVPPSAFAAGIIAERERRLGLSWGPANALAAQAVTSAQDLAEADRDALHLLDVDVFHRERDGFRLASARTLSRDPGYRQLSVRRLMTMLRLVLERQAQPLAFEPHSPQLRTELTGSLVQLLRGLYRSGALAGESEDEAFFVRCDERLNPAWSVGLGRLVAEVGVAPAHPLEYLVLRIAQDADGAVRVV, translated from the coding sequence GTGACCCCGCCCGGACTGCGCCTCGGAGCGCCGGGAGTCCACCGCGACGGCCCCCGGCCGCAGCCGGCCTTCCGGCCCGTACGGCTCGACGTCGCCGGGTTCGTCGGAGTGGCCCCGCGCGGGCCCGTCGACACGCCGGTCGCCGTCGACCGCTGGCCCGACTACCTGCGCAGGTTCGGCGGCTTCGAGGGCCCCGGCCTGCTGCCCCACGCGGTACGGGCGTTCTTCGCGCAGGGCGGCGTCCGCGCCCACGTCCTGCGGGTGGCGCCGCTCCCGCGCGCCCCGCACCCGGCCGCCGCCGAGGCCTGCGCACTGCACCGGATCCGGCTGGCCCGCCCGGACGGCCGCGGCACGGCACCCGGCACCGGGCAGCCGTACGAGGTCCACCTGCGTGCCCGCGACGAAGGCAGCTGGGGCGGACGGCTCTCGGTGCGCTGGGAGTTCACCGGCGCGGACCAGTTCACCGCCACCGCGACCGCACGGGAACTGACCCTCCCCGAGGCGCTGCGTCCCCCCGCCGGGTCCCTGCTGCGGCTCCAGGGCCCCGGGCTCGGTCCCGCCGGGAGCTTCTTCCGCGTCCTCGAAGAGGCCGTCCGCCAGGACCCCGCCGGCCTGCGGCGCCCCGTCGCCCTGCTCGACCGGGCCCCGGGGGAGGGCGCCCGGCCGGTGGACGTGACGGCCGAACTCGTCACCGCCACCGTCACCGTCACCGACGCGGACCCCGCCCACCCCCGCCACGAGCGGTTCACGGGACTCGGGCTGTGCCGCGCCCACCCCCGGTACGCCGCCGCCGTGCTGGCCGCCGATTCCCTGCTCACCACCCCCGACGGCAGCTGGCCCGAGGGCCTGCTGCCACCGGACGCCTTCCTCACCCCGGCCCGGTCCGCCGTCGTGCCCGGCCGCGAGGGCCGGGACCGCTACGCGGCCATCGACGCCGACAGCTTCCACGGCCCGGCCCCCGTCGAACTGCTGCCCGTCGGCGGCGCCGAGGACCCCGACGGGCCCGGACCGGCAGCGGCGGCCGGGATGGACCGGATGGCCCTGGTCCCCGAGGTCGCGCTGCTCTGCGTACCCGATCTGCTGTGGCACCACACCGAGGCCCCCGCCCCCGCACCCGAGCCGCCCCCGCGGTCCGGCGGCCCCGTCTTCGCACCCTGCCCGCCCCCCGCCGCGCCGCCGCCCCCCGCCGCGCCCCGGGAGGGGGGCACCCTCCTGGACGGGCACGGCGGGCTGTCCGAGATCATCCGGCGCCAGCAGCGGCTCGTCGCACTCGCCGAACGGCAGCGGCGGTTCGTGGCCCTGCTCGACGTGCCACCCGGGCTGCCGGTCCGCTCCGTGGCACGCTGGCGCGCCGCCTTCGACAGCTCCTACGCCGCCGCCTACCACCCCTGGCTGGGGGTGGTCGCCCCCGACGATCCGCGGGGCCGGGCCGTGGCCGTACCGCCCTCGGCCTTCGCGGCCGGAATCATCGCCGAACGGGAGCGGCGGCTCGGGCTGTCCTGGGGTCCGGCCAACGCGCTCGCCGCGCAGGCCGTCACCTCGGCCCAGGACCTCGCCGAAGCCGACCGCGACGCACTGCACCTGCTGGACGTCGACGTCTTCCACCGCGAGCGCGACGGGTTCCGGCTCGCCTCCGCGCGCACCCTCTCCCGCGACCCCGGCTACCGCCAGCTCAGCGTGCGCCGGCTGATGACCATGCTGCGGCTCGTCCTCGAACGGCAGGCCCAGCCCCTGGCCTTCGAACCCCACTCGCCCCAGCTGCGCACCGAACTAACCGGCTCCCTCGTACAGTTGCTGCGCGGCCTGTACCGCTCCGGCGCCCTCGCCGGGGAGAGCGAGGACGAGGCCTTCTTCGTCCGCTGCGACGAACGGCTCAACCCCGCCTGGTCGGTGGGCCTCGGCAGGCTGGTCGCCGAGGTCGGAGTGGCACCCGCGCACCCCCTGGAGTACCTCGTCCTGCGGATCGCACAGGACGCCGACGGCGCCGTCCGGGTGGTGTGA
- a CDS encoding phage tail protein translates to MATRTNPYGAFNFLVKLGDTGGEDQIAGGFSDFSGAGNEVKFSEYRNGNDPENHVRKIANTNTTNDVTLKRGIIGDLRLFQWIKATREGEFDPRTVTVTLHDEGRQPVCSWVLRAAQPKKWVGPTLTGKGGGEVAMEELHLVAERIDFLSL, encoded by the coding sequence ATGGCAACGCGCACCAACCCCTACGGGGCCTTCAACTTCCTCGTCAAGCTCGGCGACACCGGGGGCGAGGACCAGATCGCGGGCGGCTTCTCCGACTTCAGCGGAGCCGGCAACGAGGTGAAGTTCTCCGAGTACCGAAACGGCAACGACCCCGAGAACCACGTCCGGAAGATCGCCAACACGAACACCACGAACGACGTCACCCTCAAGCGGGGCATCATCGGCGACCTGCGCCTGTTCCAGTGGATCAAAGCCACCCGGGAGGGCGAGTTCGACCCGCGGACGGTCACCGTGACCCTGCACGACGAGGGCCGCCAGCCGGTCTGCTCCTGGGTGCTGCGCGCCGCCCAGCCCAAGAAGTGGGTCGGCCCCACCCTCACCGGCAAGGGCGGCGGAGAAGTCGCGATGGAGGAGCTCCACCTCGTCGCCGAGCGCATCGACTTCCTGTCGCTGTGA
- a CDS encoding putative baseplate assembly protein, giving the protein MPLIGPILDDRTFEQLRDELVKRIPVYAPEWTDHHAGDPGIALIELFAHLGESLLFRFNQIPDTTKVAFLRLLGLRPRPALAARTLLVLETERPEGVQVLRGAEARAGAVVFETGNEVVAWPLEVLAVGKTPAPVPPAEESGRAATEHRRRDDAVEALPSAERDRARSGAAPVLFYVTTAVPADPLAGDPPLDVSTTVDQCLWIALLGKNTTDPRHLRGRTLFIGVVPDEELPRPFDLVARNPHDPTRLRAGDLVTAPPGFLWELWNGPGEATAFTPLAVLGDTTRGLTTAGVVSVALPGAFPAHPPAQSSPGGSDAPPPLDDEKLAARVLGWLRVRRPAGENDAIHRIRWVGVNAVGAVQSRTAAPELLGTGTADAGQAFRLTLGPVVPGSVRLEVEEADGWRPWTEVEDFAAGGPFDRHYTLDSEAGLVRFGTRCRRPQIGERIRVLSYRYGGGSAGNVPAGAIGSLTGVAGVKAGNPFPATGGADPASLTDALDALPAEVHRRDRAVTAEDFRALTLEVPGVRRAETLPLLHPDTPTQPAAGVISVLVFPTEDLRDPGAPLPDLALLRRVAAHLAPRRLVTAELYVIPPTYVDIALSVGIRTREGYQPDAVRRWVELILRQYLAPLPPYGPEGGGWPLGRAVRRAELEAVAVQVEGLEYIEEELLLARRGDTGSGGPGPGGGVWTALPLVPLRPWEVPRLAEITVVTGSPLPVGTGYGPPAPPPGDPTPVVVPLPPEVC; this is encoded by the coding sequence ATGCCACTGATCGGCCCCATCCTCGACGACCGCACCTTCGAACAGCTGCGGGACGAGCTGGTCAAACGGATCCCGGTGTACGCCCCCGAGTGGACCGACCACCACGCGGGCGACCCGGGCATCGCCCTGATCGAACTCTTCGCGCACCTCGGCGAGTCACTGCTCTTCCGCTTCAACCAGATCCCCGACACCACCAAGGTCGCCTTCCTGCGGCTGCTGGGCCTGCGGCCGCGCCCGGCGCTGGCCGCCCGCACCCTGCTCGTCCTGGAGACCGAGCGTCCCGAAGGGGTCCAGGTGCTGCGCGGCGCCGAGGCCCGCGCCGGCGCCGTCGTCTTCGAGACCGGCAACGAGGTGGTCGCCTGGCCCCTGGAGGTCCTCGCCGTCGGCAAGACGCCCGCCCCCGTACCGCCCGCCGAGGAGAGCGGCCGGGCCGCGACCGAGCACCGGCGCCGCGACGACGCCGTCGAGGCACTGCCGTCCGCCGAACGCGACCGGGCCCGGAGCGGGGCGGCGCCCGTCCTCTTCTACGTCACCACCGCGGTCCCCGCCGACCCGCTCGCCGGGGACCCGCCCCTCGACGTGTCCACGACCGTGGACCAGTGCCTGTGGATCGCCCTGCTCGGCAAGAACACCACCGACCCCCGGCACCTGCGCGGCCGGACCCTCTTCATCGGCGTGGTGCCCGACGAGGAACTGCCCCGCCCCTTCGACCTCGTGGCGCGCAACCCCCACGACCCCACCCGGCTGCGTGCGGGCGACCTGGTGACCGCCCCGCCCGGCTTCCTGTGGGAACTGTGGAACGGCCCCGGCGAGGCCACCGCCTTCACCCCCCTCGCCGTCCTCGGCGACACCACCCGCGGACTGACCACGGCCGGGGTCGTCAGCGTCGCCCTGCCCGGCGCCTTCCCCGCCCATCCTCCGGCGCAGAGCAGCCCGGGCGGATCCGACGCCCCGCCGCCGCTGGACGACGAGAAACTCGCCGCGCGGGTGCTGGGCTGGCTGCGCGTACGCCGGCCGGCCGGCGAGAACGACGCGATCCACCGCATCCGCTGGGTCGGGGTCAACGCCGTCGGCGCGGTGCAGTCCCGCACCGCCGCCCCCGAACTCCTCGGCACCGGCACCGCCGACGCCGGACAGGCCTTCCGCCTCACCCTCGGCCCGGTCGTCCCCGGCAGCGTACGGCTGGAGGTGGAGGAGGCCGACGGCTGGCGCCCTTGGACCGAGGTGGAGGACTTCGCCGCCGGCGGCCCCTTCGACCGCCACTACACCCTGGACTCCGAGGCCGGGCTCGTCCGCTTCGGCACCCGCTGCCGGCGGCCCCAGATCGGCGAGCGGATCCGGGTGCTCTCGTACCGCTACGGCGGCGGTTCCGCCGGGAACGTACCCGCCGGCGCCATCGGATCACTGACCGGGGTCGCGGGCGTCAAGGCCGGCAACCCGTTCCCCGCCACCGGCGGCGCCGACCCGGCCTCCCTCACCGACGCCCTGGACGCGCTCCCCGCCGAGGTGCACCGCCGCGACCGGGCCGTCACCGCCGAGGACTTCCGGGCCCTCACCCTCGAAGTCCCCGGCGTCCGGCGGGCCGAGACCCTGCCCCTGCTGCACCCCGACACCCCCACCCAGCCCGCGGCGGGCGTCATCAGCGTGCTCGTCTTTCCCACCGAGGACCTGCGCGACCCGGGCGCGCCACTGCCCGACCTCGCCCTGCTGCGCCGGGTGGCCGCCCATCTCGCCCCGAGGCGCCTGGTCACCGCCGAGCTGTACGTCATCCCGCCCACCTACGTGGACATCGCCCTCTCCGTCGGCATCCGGACCCGGGAGGGCTACCAGCCCGACGCCGTACGCCGCTGGGTCGAGCTGATCCTGCGCCAGTACCTGGCCCCGCTGCCGCCGTACGGCCCCGAGGGCGGCGGATGGCCGCTGGGGCGGGCCGTGCGCCGCGCGGAACTCGAAGCCGTCGCCGTGCAGGTGGAAGGGCTGGAGTACATCGAGGAGGAACTGCTGCTGGCCCGGCGCGGCGATACCGGGTCCGGCGGCCCGGGGCCCGGCGGCGGGGTGTGGACCGCGCTGCCCCTCGTACCGCTGCGGCCGTGGGAGGTCCCCCGGCTCGCCGAGATCACCGTGGTCACCGGCAGCCCCCTGCCCGTGGGTACCGGGTACGGGCCGCCGGCCCCGCCGCCCGGCGACCCCACGCCCGTCGTCGTACCGCTGCCACCGGAGGTGTGCTGA
- a CDS encoding phage tail sheath subtilisin-like domain-containing protein gives MPEYLTPGVYVEETSFRSRSVEGVPTSTFGMTGRTEYGPVPYSLPAPADPTVLPGATLVTSFTEYERAFGGLKIGDTECQLALAARAFFANGGRRLYVARVFAFTRSTGATPAIDVPRNFASLAFPASGNPLLRWRARWPGSAGARISVGVTFRRGKNILVPDGGAGAPPRLTGVRPGAAVEVAALAADGRAPVLGDETPPQQGNVRFVVRGADGVLGYGKPDGSFEPVTPGTAAFHLTLAVTVRLGDRVDVYNELELGQEHPRAVSRVLDAVDPADEFSLVWLQTVRPATGQPPVAAGALLAALLGAGRGAFLTGGGDGEPLTAQDLLGQAANPDSLADPARGLGALGEVDDIAIVAVPDTVDLSDGEQKTAVDHLIAHCERLRYRMAVVDPPRNSSPSEVRRFRAQFDTKYAALYYPWVRITDPSLRPDPGAPAPLLEVPPSGYVAGVYARSDIERGVHKAPANEVLLGINDFSTNVTYDRQSVLNPEGINALRFFEGRARRVWGARTMSSDPEWKYVNVRRLFIYLEHSIDKSTQWAVFEPNNERLWASVRQTIEDFLIATWRTGALMGTKPEEAFFVRCDRTTMTQNDLDNGRLICLIGVAPTYPAEFVVFRIGQFTADAQRG, from the coding sequence ATGCCCGAGTACCTGACACCCGGCGTCTACGTCGAGGAGACCAGCTTCCGCTCGCGGTCCGTCGAAGGCGTGCCGACCAGCACCTTCGGGATGACCGGGCGCACCGAGTACGGGCCCGTCCCGTACAGCCTGCCCGCCCCGGCCGACCCCACCGTGCTGCCCGGGGCGACCCTGGTCACGAGCTTCACCGAGTACGAACGCGCCTTCGGCGGACTCAAGATCGGCGACACGGAATGCCAACTGGCCCTGGCTGCCCGGGCGTTCTTCGCCAACGGCGGGCGACGGCTGTACGTGGCCCGGGTCTTCGCCTTCACCCGGTCCACCGGTGCGACCCCCGCCATCGACGTCCCCAGGAACTTCGCCTCCCTCGCCTTCCCCGCCTCCGGCAACCCGCTGCTGCGCTGGCGCGCCCGCTGGCCTGGCTCCGCGGGCGCGCGGATCAGCGTCGGGGTCACCTTCCGGCGCGGCAAGAACATCCTCGTCCCCGACGGCGGGGCGGGCGCGCCGCCCCGCCTCACCGGCGTGCGGCCGGGAGCGGCCGTGGAGGTGGCTGCCCTGGCCGCCGACGGACGGGCGCCGGTCCTCGGCGACGAGACGCCGCCGCAGCAGGGCAACGTCCGCTTCGTAGTCCGGGGCGCCGACGGGGTACTGGGGTACGGGAAGCCCGACGGCTCCTTCGAGCCCGTGACCCCCGGGACGGCCGCTTTCCACCTCACCCTCGCCGTCACCGTACGGCTCGGCGACCGCGTCGACGTCTACAACGAGCTCGAACTCGGCCAAGAGCACCCGCGGGCCGTCAGCCGGGTCCTGGACGCGGTGGACCCCGCCGACGAGTTCTCGCTGGTCTGGCTGCAGACCGTACGGCCCGCGACCGGGCAGCCCCCGGTCGCGGCGGGGGCCCTGCTGGCCGCGCTGCTCGGCGCGGGCCGCGGCGCGTTCCTCACCGGGGGAGGCGACGGGGAGCCGCTCACCGCGCAGGACCTCCTCGGCCAGGCCGCCAACCCGGACAGCCTCGCCGACCCCGCCCGCGGGCTCGGCGCGCTCGGCGAGGTCGACGACATCGCCATCGTCGCCGTCCCGGACACCGTGGACCTGTCCGACGGCGAGCAGAAGACCGCCGTCGACCACCTCATCGCACACTGCGAGCGGCTGCGCTACCGGATGGCGGTCGTCGACCCGCCCAGGAACAGCTCCCCTTCCGAAGTGCGCCGGTTCCGGGCCCAGTTCGACACCAAGTACGCGGCCCTCTACTACCCCTGGGTCCGCATCACCGACCCGAGCCTGCGGCCCGACCCGGGAGCCCCCGCGCCCCTCCTGGAGGTGCCGCCCTCCGGCTACGTCGCGGGCGTCTACGCCCGCAGCGACATCGAACGCGGGGTGCACAAGGCCCCTGCCAACGAAGTCCTCCTCGGCATCAACGACTTCAGCACGAACGTCACCTACGACCGGCAGTCGGTGCTCAACCCCGAGGGGATCAACGCCCTGCGCTTCTTCGAAGGCCGCGCCCGCCGTGTGTGGGGCGCCCGGACCATGAGCTCCGACCCCGAGTGGAAGTACGTCAACGTCCGCAGGCTCTTCATCTACCTCGAGCACTCCATCGACAAGTCGACCCAGTGGGCGGTCTTCGAGCCGAACAACGAGCGGCTGTGGGCCTCCGTCCGGCAGACCATCGAGGACTTCCTGATCGCGACCTGGCGCACCGGCGCCCTCATGGGCACCAAGCCCGAAGAGGCCTTCTTCGTCCGCTGCGACCGCACCACCATGACCCAGAACGACCTCGACAACGGCCGCCTGATCTGCCTCATCGGCGTGGCGCCCACCTACCCCGCGGAGTTCGTCGTGTTCCGCATCGGACAGTTCACCGCCGACGCGCAGCGCGGCTGA
- a CDS encoding Pvc16 family protein produces MAGYRALAAVGRSVVDLLNRRFLDEIPAGPRPEAVLAGPVDFDKVDTPGAVIRHPAVSVYCYRLSIDRETRPSCAAMAAQDGTARLPLRMHLLIAAWDRFVEAELEWLGLAALALESEGPLTGPLLHPSGDWGAGDAVQIVPDDLAMDSMSEAFQAMTTDYRLCLPYLARVIRIDGRPGRTADEVTVVASGTSGTGR; encoded by the coding sequence ATGGCTGGATACCGGGCACTCGCCGCAGTGGGGCGCAGCGTCGTCGACCTGCTCAACCGGCGCTTCCTCGACGAGATCCCCGCGGGCCCGCGTCCGGAGGCCGTCCTGGCCGGGCCCGTGGACTTCGACAAGGTGGACACGCCGGGCGCCGTGATCCGCCATCCCGCCGTGTCCGTGTACTGCTACCGGCTCAGCATCGACCGCGAGACCCGCCCGTCCTGCGCCGCGATGGCCGCCCAGGACGGCACGGCCCGGCTGCCGCTGAGGATGCACCTGCTGATCGCCGCCTGGGACCGGTTCGTCGAGGCGGAGCTGGAATGGCTCGGCCTCGCCGCGCTCGCCCTGGAGAGCGAGGGCCCGCTCACCGGTCCCCTCCTCCACCCCAGCGGCGACTGGGGAGCCGGGGACGCGGTGCAGATCGTCCCCGACGACCTGGCGATGGACTCGATGAGCGAGGCCTTCCAGGCGATGACCACCGACTACCGGCTCTGCCTGCCCTATCTCGCCCGGGTCATCCGCATCGACGGACGGCCCGGCCGGACGGCGGACGAGGTCACCGTCGTCGCGTCCGGGACCTCGGGGACGGGCCGATGA